The Borrelia hispanica CRI genomic interval TGCTAATAATACCGCTGCTCCTGCTGTATTTGGTGGTCATAATAATGCAGCTGCTGGTGCTGGTGCTGGTGATAAGCTAGCATCTGAAGTGTCAAAAGCTGATCCATGGGCGATGATTGACAAGATTAAGAATGCTACCGCTACTGCTCCTGTTACTCTTGCTGCTAACAATAATCATGAAGTCGGAACATTAGTAGCTGCTAATGCTAATGCTAATAATAATAACTATGGTGTAAAAACCAATGCCGATTTAGCAGCGGCGGTAGCTCTTAAGGCCATGACTAAAGGTGGTAAATTTAGACCTGATAATGGAGATGTTGGTGCAGTGAAAGCAGCAGCCGCAAGTGCAGTAAATAAGGTATTAGGCATCCTTGATGTAATAATTAGGAAAATAGTAAGTAGCAATCTAGAGAAAGTAAGAGAAGCAGTAAAGGGAATAAAGGATTCTGAGATTTCTGGGATAAATGCTCCAGAAGCTGGTACTACTCAACCTATTGCTAATAATTAAAT includes:
- a CDS encoding variable large family protein, whose protein sequence is QLIGALTKLAGVTNDGDDIGHNDNAAAAGAEEVSVKTIIAEVKNIIDIAEKSGVKIDAGNAGGQVTAANNTAAPAVFGGHNNAAAGAGAGDKLASEVSKADPWAMIDKIKNATATAPVTLAANNNHEVGTLVAANANANNNNYGVKTNADLAAAVALKAMTKGGKFRPDNGDVGAVKAAAASAVNKVLGILDVIIRKIVSSNLEKVREAVKGIKDSEISGINAPEAGTTQPIANN